Within Conexibacter woesei DSM 14684, the genomic segment CTGTGGGAGCGGGTGCCCGAGGAGCAGCGACCGCCCGGGGTCGATCGGGTCGACCTGCTCGCGCGCGCCGCGCAGCACGCCGCCGACGGCGAGGGCGACTACCACCGCCAGGAGGCGCTGCTGCGCAGAGCGCTCTCGCTTGTATCCGAGCAGGAGCAGCCGCGGCGCGCGGCGATGCTGCTGGAGCGCCTGCAGCGTGCGCAGTGGCACCTCAACCGGCCTGAGGAGACGATCGCGACGATCGACCGCGCGCTCGCGCTGCTCGACCCCGAGGAGCGCAGCCACGAGCGCGTCGCGCTGCTCGCCGCGAAGGCGCGCGTGCGGATGCTGCAGTCGCGCTACCGCGAGGCGGTCGAACTGGCGGAGGAGACGATGGCGCTCGCCGAGGAGGTCGGCGACCACGCCGTCGCGAGCCGGCTGCGCAACGCGCTCGGGAGCGCGCTCGTCGGGCTCGGCGACGCGGAGGCGGGCGAGGCGCGGCTGCGCGAGGGGCTCGCGATCGCACGTGAGCGCGGGCTGTTGGACGAGACGCTGACGTCGTACGGCAACCTCGCCGACGTGCTGCACGTGACGGGCCGCACGCGCGAGGCGCTCGAGATCACGCACCGCGGGCGCGACGAGCTGCGCGAGCACGGCCGCCGTGTCGACTGGCTGACGCTCGACTCGGTCGAGTACGCGATCGCGGCGGGCGACTGGGAGGGCGCGGCGCTCGACCTCGCCTCGCTCGACGGGCGCCACTACGGCAAGACGCTGATGCACCGCCATCTGCGGCAGGCCGAGTTGGCGCTCGGGCGCGGCGAGCACGAGCAGGCGCGCACCGAGCTCGACGCGACGGCGCGGACCGCGCGCGACTCGACCGAGCCGCAGTACCTCGGTCCGTTGGGCGCGCTGCGGGCCGAGCTGGAGCGACGCACGGGCGACCTGCTGGCAGCGCGCGCCGCGGTCGACGACGCGCTCGACAGAATCGAATTCTGCTCCGACGACATCACGCAGGTGACCGGCGTCTCGGGCGTCGGCCTGCGCGTCGAGGCCGACGCCGCGCAGCGTGCGCGCGACCGCGACGACGCCGAAGGCGAGCGCGAGGCGCGGCTGCGCGCCGAGCTGCTGCTGGCTCGCGTGGAAGCAGGCGCCGAACTGGAGCGCGCACCGCTGCTGGCGGAGCTGGCGACCGCGCGCGCCGAGGAGGCGCGCGCCCGAGGCGAGGACGACCCGGCGCTGTGGGTCGACGCCGCGGCGGCGTGGGCGCAACTCGGGCGGCCGTACTTCAGCGCGTACGCGAGCTGGCGCCAGGCGGAGGCGAGCGCCGCCGCCGGCGACCGCGACGCGGCTGCCGCCGCGGCGCGCGAGGCGCATGCGAGCGCGCAGCGGCTCGGCGCCGCATGGCTGGTCGGCGAGGTCGACGCGCTCGCCGCACGGGCGCGCCTCTCGCTCGACGACGCCGGCTCGTCGCCCGCCGCGGCCCGTGGCGACGGCGCCGCAGGCGGATCGCCGGCCGAAGCCGACCCGTTCGGCCTCACCCCGCGCGAGCGCCAGGTGCTGACGCTCGTCGCCTCCGGCGCGACGAACCGCGAGATCGGCAGCGCGCTGTTCATGGCGGAGAAGACCGCAAGCGTCCACGTCTCGCGGATCCTCGCCAAGCTCGACGTCCGCTCCCGCACCCAGGCCGCGGCCGTCGCGCACCGACTCGGGCTCGACGAGCAATGATCGCTGCGTTTTCTGTAAACTGACCGCGCGCGAGCGAACATCGCTTTCGCCTGACTTCGGGGGTGACGGACCGTGGGGACGCTGCGCCGTGGCCAACGGCGCCGATCGACGATCGAATGGCCGGCTGACCAGCTCATCGTGCTGCACGTCGGCTGCGGAACGGAGAACCCCGAGAAGCTGCCGAAGGAGATGCGCGGTCCGGACTGGCATGAGGTACGGCTCGACATCGATCCGGCTGTGGGCCCCGACATCGTCGCCAGTATCGCCGACATGTCGGTCGTCGATTCAGAGACGGTGGACGCGGTGCTGTCCTCGCACAACCTGGAACACGTCTTCGCGCATGAAGTCCCAGGCGTGCTCGAGGAGTTCCGCCGAGTCCTGCGACCGCTTGGCCAGGTCCTGATCGCCGTCCCCGACCTCGCAATCGCAGCGAAGACGATCGTCCGCGGCCGTCTCGAGGAGGCGATCTACCGCTCGCCCGCCGGCCCGATTTCGGCACTTGACATGCTCTACGGCCACGGGGAGCCGATCGCGAACGGCCAGCACTTCATGGCCCACCGCACCGGCTTCACGAGACGCTCGCTCGCCGAAAAGCTGCGCGCAGCAGGCTTTGTCGATGTCGTGGTCGTCGAGGAAGACCGCGCGCTGCTCGCCAGTGCGCGCCGCCCACGCTAGGCACCGGGAATGCTGACCAGCGCCATGCGGATCGGGATCCTCACGAACCTGGAAGCAACGAATTCCGCGTACCGCGCTTTCCCGGTCGCGGAGCTGGCCGCACTCGGTCACGAGGTGATCGTCGACGGAAGAGCAGAGCACGCGGAGCGAGCGCGGCTGTTCCGCTGCGATGTGGTGCATGTCTACCGCTACGACTCCAGACCGATCCAGATGCTCGTGCGAGCGCTGCGTGACGCGGGCGTCGCGATCGTGTGGGACGTCGACGACGATCTGGGAGCGATACCCGACGCGTCGCCCACCCGTCACGCCAAGGGCGGGATGCAGGAACAGCGCCTGCTGCGCGACGTCGCGGCGATGGCCCACCTCGCGGACGTGGTGACGACGACGAGCATGCCGCTCGCGGACAGCTATCGCAGAGTCGGGGCCGACTGCGTCCACATCGTCGAGAACTTCCTGCCCCGCCTGTACACAGCCGGCCCCGCGCGTCCCCATGCCGGCATCGTGATCGGGTGGGTCGCGAGCGGCGAGCACCTGCACGACCTCGAGCACCTCAGAGTGCGCGAATGGCTGGAGAGCGTGCTGGAGCGCGAGCCGGACGTGCGGGTGCGCAGCATCGGGATCGACCTCGGCCTCCCGCGTGACCGATATGAGCGGGAGATCGCCGTTGCGTACAGAGACCTCGGACAGCGCATCGCGGAGTTCGACATCGCGATCGCGCCGTTGGACGACATACAATTCAACCGTGCGCGTTCCAACGTGAAGTTGAAGGAGTATGCAGCCGCCGGCGTGCCATGGCTGGCGTCCCCCATAGGCCCGTACCGAGGGCTGGGCGAGAAGCAGGGCGGGCGGCTCGTTCCGAACCACGGTTGGGCCGCGGCAGTCGAACGGCTCGTGCACAAGCCTCGAGAGCGGAGGAAGCTCGCCAAGCGAGGGCTCAGCTGGGCACGTGGGCAGACTGCCGCGTACAACCTTGAGCGGTGGGAAGCTCCGCTGGCCGAGGCCGTTCAACGCGCGAGACGTCGATCACCGCGCTGAGGCGACGGCACGACGCTAGCCCCGCGGCACCACAAACCCGGCGACGGCGACGAAGTGGACCGCCGCCGCGAGGATCACGAGCGCGTGGAAGACCTCGTGGTAGCCGAAGATTCTCGGCACCGGGTCGGGGCGCCGGCGCGCGTAGACGATCGCGCCGACGGTGTAGAAGAGCCC encodes:
- a CDS encoding ATP-binding protein, translated to MATATRMTSARLVGRSAQLAELEAVVHDAAGGRPSLAFVAGESGVGKTRLTSELIRRARENGVRVLSGDCVELGEGELPYAPLVGALRPLVRDRDPAFDALPATLHTELAAILPTLGSARPDADAARKGRLFEALLELLDRLGGETPVLLVIEDLHWADRSTRGFLTFLARTLCRERVAVVATYRSDELHRRHPLRPLLAELERDQATRRIELHSFTRDELAEQLGEILGSTPDAGLVDRVLVRSEGNPLFTEEILAAGLDGRGALPPTLRDALMVRIERLSQPAQDLLRLLVGTAMDDALLEETSTLEPRELRDALRETVASHIVVAGDDDRYRFRHALLREVLLDDLLPGERTELHRTLARALEQRVALEDRPDAHLTAQVAYHWLHAGDQPAALAACVRAAAASERVNAFGEAGALLEQALELWERVPEEQRPPGVDRVDLLARAAQHAADGEGDYHRQEALLRRALSLVSEQEQPRRAAMLLERLQRAQWHLNRPEETIATIDRALALLDPEERSHERVALLAAKARVRMLQSRYREAVELAEETMALAEEVGDHAVASRLRNALGSALVGLGDAEAGEARLREGLAIARERGLLDETLTSYGNLADVLHVTGRTREALEITHRGRDELREHGRRVDWLTLDSVEYAIAAGDWEGAALDLASLDGRHYGKTLMHRHLRQAELALGRGEHEQARTELDATARTARDSTEPQYLGPLGALRAELERRTGDLLAARAAVDDALDRIEFCSDDITQVTGVSGVGLRVEADAAQRARDRDDAEGEREARLRAELLLARVEAGAELERAPLLAELATARAEEARARGEDDPALWVDAAAAWAQLGRPYFSAYASWRQAEASAAAGDRDAAAAAAREAHASAQRLGAAWLVGEVDALAARARLSLDDAGSSPAAARGDGAAGGSPAEADPFGLTPRERQVLTLVASGATNREIGSALFMAEKTASVHVSRILAKLDVRSRTQAAAVAHRLGLDEQ
- a CDS encoding class I SAM-dependent methyltransferase — translated: MGTLRRGQRRRSTIEWPADQLIVLHVGCGTENPEKLPKEMRGPDWHEVRLDIDPAVGPDIVASIADMSVVDSETVDAVLSSHNLEHVFAHEVPGVLEEFRRVLRPLGQVLIAVPDLAIAAKTIVRGRLEEAIYRSPAGPISALDMLYGHGEPIANGQHFMAHRTGFTRRSLAEKLRAAGFVDVVVVEEDRALLASARRPR
- a CDS encoding glycosyltransferase family protein; this translates as MLTSAMRIGILTNLEATNSAYRAFPVAELAALGHEVIVDGRAEHAERARLFRCDVVHVYRYDSRPIQMLVRALRDAGVAIVWDVDDDLGAIPDASPTRHAKGGMQEQRLLRDVAAMAHLADVVTTTSMPLADSYRRVGADCVHIVENFLPRLYTAGPARPHAGIVIGWVASGEHLHDLEHLRVREWLESVLEREPDVRVRSIGIDLGLPRDRYEREIAVAYRDLGQRIAEFDIAIAPLDDIQFNRARSNVKLKEYAAAGVPWLASPIGPYRGLGEKQGGRLVPNHGWAAAVERLVHKPRERRKLAKRGLSWARGQTAAYNLERWEAPLAEAVQRARRRSPR